Part of the Peromyscus leucopus breed LL Stock chromosome 6, UCI_PerLeu_2.1, whole genome shotgun sequence genome, CACAGTTTCAATAGCAGTAGCTAATTTTCTACCGTCTGTCACAATTGACTTGTGTTCAGAATAAAGACATTAGTTTGACACAGTAATGTAGGTACAAACTACAGCTCTTAGATCCACTTTCCCCAATGTCTCCTGACTTGAAGGTCCTCATACAATCTCACATACCATATACAATGAAGCTATTCTGCCTGGTATTTCAAACACTTGCAGCATTTTGCTTCTCCACTAAGGACTGCTGCAAATGCCACCTTTTCATGCAGTCAGAATTAACTGACCACAGTGCCCATCACCTAAAATGGcagttataagtcaggaaaatgCCTTTTCCCCCAACTTCTGTTAACCTCAGTATTAGaactgggttttgtttatttttaaacaagctACCAGCAAATATTGAGTTCTTCTAGTTAAAGATTCACTAAGTCCAACTTCATGAAATATAGCCAAGtactttcttatttcttaatGTTTGCACATTCACAAAACCATGAAAATTAAGGAGACcagtaaatctaaaataatttcccCCAACCTTTGTAAAAGCTTGAATTCTATCTAGAACATTCCTATTAAATTGTGACTTGTGCCAAAAGCAAAGTACAGATTCCAAATTCATCAGTTCCTAAAtaaattggttttgtttgtttggtacaTACATAAGTTGTACTGTTAAACTAACACAAATAATGCAAAACAGTCACTGTGCCTGTTTCAGTAATGAAGAAAAGAGACTGAATGCTGGTTCTACAAGGTGATTAAAtggtaaaacaaaataatgaacgtttcagacacacaaagacttattttgccaagacaaggcaggctTTGTAAAAGCTAGAAATGGCGTCATTTGTGTACCTATAAGAAATATTAAAGCGAAGAGAAAACACTAAATTGATGAATCTTGTTATTAGCAGCTGTAAATGACAACTGCTGAAACCCACAGACCCTGCCGTATTGTGTAGAGAAGCAATTACAGAGGCAGCACTCCCTTTAAAAATGGTTACTTTCTGGAATATTTAGACATACAAAAAATCATAATAACCTAGCCAAACCAAATCATAATCTGAACAGCAAGTGCCACattaaaaagatagtttttgtcTATTTTAGTTTCAGGAAAACTAACAGGCAAACAAAATAATATACTTAAgttatattaaaaacaatgacgTCACGTTGAACGCACGTTCGTGTGGAACCTGGCGCTAAACCATTCGTAGACGACCTGCTTCTGGGTCGGGGTTTCGTACGTAGCAGAGCAGCTCCCTCGCTGCGATCTATTGAAAGTCAGCCCTCGACACAAGGGTTTGTAAGAGAAatataagaaaggaaagataaagaagaagaggaaagaggaaaaaaagaaagaaaataagaagaataaggaaaaaaaattaaaaaaaaaagagaataaaaaaaaaccaatgaaagCTGtgaaaaatggatttaaaaaatacagtatatTAGGACAGTGTATAAAAAAATGTTGTCCTGTGGCAGAAGATAGTCGTATTGctatttttacaaattttaacTAATCTGACTCACCCACCTGGTCATTTCCTAGATACTGAAATTATAGGCACTATTGAAGAAATAATAGCaactataaaaagaaatctagatgTATTTTAACTCTTTCATCTCCACAGATACCTTGGGGTCAGATGACATTTATGTCGGGTGTGAGACTCAGAGAAAGTTCCACTGTTACTAGCACCCACACCACCACCGAGCACAAAGCACAGCTTCCCTCCTCAGAACAATGTGCTTCCTGACACCCTAAGATGAAGCTATACCAAACGACACGGTATCTCCTGGGTCAAAGCGTTCAtgctgcctcctccttccccactcACGACTCCTGTCTCATTCATCAGGCCCGGCTCAAGCGTCCCCACGAAGCCCTCCTGCCCGCATGTCGCTGGAACAGTGTTGTTAGTAGGCAGGACTAGTGGCCTGAAGTACTATGGCAGGTTGACTGTTGTTATATCCTTTACTAAGGTTACAGCAGTGTTTTAGCTGTGACACTTACCTGATAAATGTTTTCATGAGTAAAAATGTCTTACAGCATCTTGGATAGAGATGCAATGCTATGGAAAAATGTTCATTCTAAAAGTGATAGAAATCCTTTCCTAGTCtttcaaatatgtttaaaaacagacgaggaaaggaacaggaaaatttccttaaaaacaaacccaaaggaTACTCGGTGTTTTCCTATCTTCATTAATAACTATCAGGTCTGTGAAATCTCTTGCAATGCactgtggaataatttttttcagagcCAGTCCTCTTCTGTAATAAACATGTGAATCTGGTATAACTGTTGAGAGCTGCTCACAGAGTCGTACTGTCCTctgtaagaaaataagaaaaattactgAGAGTAAGAAAGAATAAGGATATACTTGTAAGGACAGGAATAACGATGAATCAAGGTAATATTACCCGAGGTGAGCAAGACAGGGAAGAACGAAAGCAGAGCAATGTCTCATGTATCAAAGGCACAGGTTTTCACCAAGGAGTAGTGCTACTTcctggagacagagacatggcGGTGTCTGGAGACACTTGGTGGCTAGGACTGGAGCAGGGAGTGGGGCTGCTGGTGGCCCATAATTGACAGAAACTGGGGATGTTGCTAAACATCCCATAATGAGCAGGACAGCACTTCATAACAAGGAGTTACCCAGCCATGATGTTAATAGTTGTCAAGGTCATAAAATTCCTCAAGAACTGTGCTCAGTAACCCTACATCATAtcatcagttatttttctttagcTTATTCACTGTCATTTTCAAAGGCAATTAACTATTACACTTTTCTGAATGGACCATTTAAATATAACAATTCATGGACTACAGGTATCAATGTGTTTACCCCATGAGGTCTATCCGATGTCGTGATGAGAATCTTTGGAGATGTCTGTCTGTTGAAGTAGGGAGCAAATTCATCTGTAGCTTCATCATAAGCGACCTGAGAACAGAGGAGAGATTATTTTATACCCAACAGTTCACTGAGCCTGGATTTTAAAGTGTTGCTTGACTGACTGTGAGCTGACAGGTGCAGGAGGGGACATTAATAGTGACACGAAGAGGCTGAGTCACCTGCACAGTTACAGTATAAACTGCGTAGCTACCAAAAATACTGTCAGGGCACAAACTCAGATGTGGGTATTCTTGCAAACTGGCTGCAGATATGGGCAAGAACCCCAGTCCTGACTAATGCTATTACACCCATCTCGTCGTGCTGGTGGAAGGAAAAATCAGGACCAGCTTCCAGGATGAGGGAGTAGCCTGGAGCAGAAAACAAGAATCAAAATTGGTAGGGGGAAGGTCACACCAGGGTTGcagacccatggaaggatgaccactaaactttgcttgacaagatggtccttcaggtttctgcttcgcagagaaaactgccagacattctacaggacactgaaaaaaatgacagagagactctaggcctgtgagctaaagactgatgccccaactttacaaagaacattaggtgactgtccaggctgtcagctgtctctatcctgcaagactcccgaaagttgcttacatccttctcccgtttctcaggtaatattatatccttctgaggtctttgatgtggttaaagactagatagttgcaatttcttcagttatgataaaagataagttagatataaaaccttaaactcacaaatataagataggacatcttctttaatattgtaactataattcttgctcgataattgttttgttatgtgtaattttactatgttaaagttaaaatcttcctttttaaaaaaagaagaaaaggggaagtgctgtggatatcactctatataaataaaacactggccagtgaccaggcaggaagtataggcgggacaaggagagaggagaattgagggaacaggaaggaggggagacactgccagccaccaccaggacaagcaacatgtaaagatgctggtaagccacgaggcaaggtatagatttataaaaatgggttaatttaagatataagaacagttagcaagaagcctgccacggccattcagtttgtaagcaatataagggtctgtgtgtttattttatatgtgggttatggtactgcggggcttggtgggatctggagagaagctctccagcaacagacgTACACTCTGAACAGTTGtctctgaaaatgaaagcaaagcgTATCTTCAGTAAACAACCCGGGGGTAATTAGCAGCTAGGAAATCTGCCATGAAGACAAAAGAAATGACACTAGATGGGAAGGCAGACCTAGGAAACAGGTGCTAAACGATAAAGGTGCAGTACTTAAAGACTGAACTACATGGACACACTCTGCTTTCTTTGAAAAGCTCCAGATGCATTCAAGCAGTCACTATGACTCCAGGTTGTTCACAGACAGCATGTGGTGGATGACCATCAGCACCAGGTGTATGACACGCCCGGATGGAGGGAACCAACTCTAACAGCACCGTCTCTCTGCAGTTTAGCAGAATCATGCAGCTTCACAGCAGATTGGGATGGTTAAAGATCCACGCTGCCTTCTGCCTGTTTCCTTCCAGTGCTGAGAATTAAGCTCTCAGCCCAGGCACGCTGTAATTCTAAGGGCAACTACTAAAAGAACACCAGCCTAAAAATCAAGAAGAATTAAAGCAGTACAGTGAAAAACTACCACAAACGACAACAGCCAAGGAAGAGCTGAGgacaaggtgggggtggggtaggggatgGATGGACGCAAAAGTCTAGCTATGCTTATAACTTACATTAAGGTTAACTTTCAGGCTGACCAAAAAGCAAGATCCAACCATATGCTCTTGATAAGTGATACATATTACATTCAAGTCCATGAATAACTTCAAAGCAAAACATGGAAAAGCATACTGTGGAGAGAGTCCCTAGGGCAGAGTTTAAGTGGCTCCATGTACATAAGACAAAACAGACACTAACAAGTACTGCTCAATGCAAAGGCAATATTTTCTATGGGGTCAAGGATGAGTACATcaagaaaatgtaattataataaaCACAAGTAATTTCATAGAGCAATATGATTGTGAATGCACGAGGTTAACAAAAGAACTAAAATCGGAAGCGGAGAGTCAAAGTAACAGAAGAAGCAGACAGCTGAGAGGTATAGTACTCAAGTCAAGCCCTCAGTGACAAGTCAATTAACACTCAGAAAGAATATGTGAGATGCAGCAGCCGACCAAGCAACACAACAATCCCTCCCAAAATAATAGGAAACACATGTTCTTCAAGGGCAACACAACATCCTCAGAACAGACCACATGCCAGGACTTAAAAACCTCTCTTTAACTGAAAGAAAGTGTGTTAAGCAAGCGAAAGAATTAATAGATGTCACCCACAAGAAGGAAATctagaatattttcaaatatttgtaaattaataTACACAATAATCAGTGAGCTGGGTCAATTAGAAAGAGAATTAGAAAATCTCTTGGGCTGGAGTACTTGACGTACACATCAAGGAGACTGTATCAGCAGTGTTCTTTCAAATCAGGACAAGGCAAGGACACCATCACTGCCTTTTCTATTTACTCAACATTGTATCAGAAGTTCCAGTCGcacagaagtaggaaaaaaataaagcaagatatACGCTTATCATTGgagaaataattatataaaatcaaaatgaagccAGTATTTAGATAATTTTTAGAGTCAGTTTAGGTAAGCTATGGTCAGAGGACCACTACCCAAAAACTCAACTGGCTCTTTACAAACGAGCgaacaaagcaagtttcagagaTGCATGTGCCCTAAGGATAAGCCGCAGACCAGGAGTAGCTCTAACAAGACTTACACGTGAAACCAGTGTGGGAAAGATCACAAAATTTACTGAAATATACTTTCAGTATTTAAGAAAGATCTAAGTGAAGCAACATATGTAGGTCACCATGCTGGCATGATGTGGCGCCGTTCCAAATGTTCTGGGAGGGCCAAATACCAGAGAGAGGGATAAGGGCCAAGGAGGTAGGGAAGAAGCGGGTACCCTGCTTTACAGCCACCAAGGGTGAGCATTCAGATTTCTGACATTACCTCTTCATCATTGGGGTCTACTGCGGTTTCATCAGGGACTCGTTGATTGTCAATGGTCTTGGGAACAGGCTTTGGAGGAGCCTAAGATGGAAAGCACCACATTTTAGAAGCATTTCATTAACTACTTTACATCACAGTTGAGAAACCAGTCTTCAAATAACTTTCAAACAACCTGTTCTTTATTTCAAACCACAACTACTGTCACATAAATTCTTGAAACAAAATGGAGTAATGTTAGCGTTTAACAATCTGAAGAGACATATACATGGTAAATATGGATCCAATGACTTAAAAAATAGGCAGAAGTAGCAGAAATCACAAAAATTATTCATCTCTAAGAAAAATATCTAACAGtaaaaaggaaattaacaaaatggaaaaaaaaaaaaaaaccccacaaaggtACAAATCCAGGTGACTGCTTCTATACTTCCTGAAATCTACTAAAAAATGTGGTATGTCTATCCAATGACCTAGTAATTCTGTTTGGGGGAATTTATGATAAGAAATAAAAGGTCTGTATGGGGTGGTCATTCGTAATGGAAATAAACATCAATATAACAAATGTCCAATACCGCAGGGTAATTGCTAACACAGTCCATCTCACATGAGCAGATACTGCAGAATTATCAGCTTAGCTCAAGAAATGGCATCAACAAACTGCCAAGGAGAACAGAATTACAAGAATATACTAAAACTACTTCAAAATACATGGATATTATGTAGAGATATGAAGGAAACATGAACTGATAAATTATTTATGATGTTGGGTGGAGATATTTGTTTAAGGTGTGAAATTTGTGGGagtgattctctctttccacctcatgggttctagggattaaaTTCAGTTTAccatgcttggcagcaagcacctttaccttaCTAaactatcttgctggcccttatTAATCTTTGAATATAATTCTAGGAAGTCATCTTTCAGTACAAAAACtgatttttgttgtgtttttaggCAGGGTGTTGTATACTCAAGTTGAAAGCCTATTAAGCTACATCCCCAATCCAGGGCCAGTGATAATGTTAAAAGTTGATTAGCACACCAATTTGCTGCAATTAGCTGATTACGGGAATTTTGGAGATACTAATATTACATGATTTATTAGAACTTTGAAGATCAAAATAGCCTAATATTGATGATTTTATGTGATTTAAACTAATATCATTTGGACAATGCATGAAAAAGTAGAATGCTTAGTTTGTGTACAGTCTGAATGTTTTTGCCTTCCTCAGGAATCCTTATTCTTACTTGGTACTTATATGAGATAAAGGTGGGGAGAACcacatgctttaaaatttttagaagtaTAAATTATAAACCAGGCACATGtgtaaaaaactttaaaaatgaagagtttAGTTGTGCAACAATGCACGAGTATTTAGTAGTTCTTTTAGCTTGAAGTCACAAGAGCTAAACGCTCAGGCCTAGAGCGGGGAGTCCCCCGTCCCGGAGCCACAGaggccttctctgcttcctgaacaaCAGCATCACTGTGCTCACTGTCTGTGCACAACACACTAAGGAAGGTACAGTCAGGAGAAGGTGAAACCATGTCACAGTTTTAGAACAGGCAATGAGCTTCCACCACTATTTGCTAAGCTGAGTAAAGAGTAGAAAGGTATTTGTTACGTTATTTTCAAACCTCTGAAATGTTTTAGAAGAAAGCGAGCAACATAGTATCAGGAAATTCTACTTAATATAAGACAAATTACATGGCTAAAAACCTTATTTACCTTATCACCAAgagcctctctctcttttttaagttttttcttaGCTGCCAACTTTTCCTAAtgggataaaaacaaacaatattgaAAAACCAGCagttattttacaaacttatactGAAACCACAAATTAGTTCTAGAACAGTCTAAGAATTATTATCATCTTTTAAAGTAAGCACACAAAACTTTTTAGAGGTCTGcttaggtagcccaggcttgcttctgataaccctcttgcctctgcttcctttgtgTTTGGATATCAGTTGTATACTACCATCTCCCACCAGACACAGACTTTCCTTTAATAGTTAAATTACTGAACCACAAATGGGCAGCCTAATCAATAGGATTTATTTAACAAAGAGCTTGCTTCGTCAAAATGACTTAAGTCTGAACATTTACACTTGCAgtagctttaattttttactaTAAAGCTTCTAATTAAATCAAACATATAACAAGTATTTTTTCCCCATGGTGCTTACACCCTAAAGATCATGGTTATGACAATGACTTCTGGAAAGcactaaaaataaagagaaatgagagaTGTGTTTTTAGGATGTTTCCACTAATTATTCTTCTATTTTATAAGCAAAATAAGCGTTTAAGATCAATAGGAACTTTTTGCTATACACCAGTATCTCCTGACTTCTACAGAAAATGTTTGACACACTATAGGaaagtatacatataattttgtaGTGCCTCCACATCCACACAGTCCAAAGAAGTCTTCTAGAACATTCCTCCCTCATACTTGCAAATCAAAATAGGTGACACAACCATTGTACTAACTCCAGTAGCACTTACAAAAAGATTCAAACAAATGagacaagcaaataaaaattcaaagatcACGTTTTTATGTATGCAGTAATaaggaattttgtttttcaaactgcAATTCAGACACAAATAAGCCTTATGATCTTGGCAAGCCCTGCAAGTCTCTGTTTCAGCTTATGTTTACTCCCAGAACAGCGCGAGTACAGGCGGTAGCGAGCAAACGCAGTTGTTACCGACACTTCGCAGTACTAACTTCAGGAAGAGCTCCCGAAGCAATCAGAGCAGCAGAGTTTGAGATTTGGAATTTACACCGAGAAATGAACCAGCGCTGTAGCTGGCCGGCCAAGCCGAGGTGCAGAGCCCTGCGCCTTCTGAGGCCAGAGGGTCATCTTCTCTGGGACCCTCGGCTTCCCGGAGTGCGTCCCAAGGAGCAGAGGAGCCCAGATCGCCCAGCCAGGATCATCCGGGAAGGCTGACGCTAGAGAGCGGGACCCGCAACCCCCGCGCGTGCCCGTGCGACCCCTACCCCACGCCCCGCGCGTGCCCGTGtgacccctccaccccaccccgcgCCCGCCCGTGCGACCCCTCCACTCCACCCCACGCCCCGCGCGCTGACCTTCCGCTGCTGCTGCTTCCACCGCGTGAACATCAAGTGTCGCCGCTGTTTGTTCTTAATCTCCGAGATACTGAAGCCCGGGGGGAAGGCACCCGCTTTCGGGGGCTGCACCCCGCTCTCCGCCGCCCCATCGCCCGCGACCGCAGCCTCTTGAGGCTCTTCGGCGGCGGCTTTCCTCTTCAAACCTCGCTTCCCGCCACCGACGCTCTTCTCCCCGGCTCTCGCCATGTTGTTTGCAGCTGTACGGAACCGGAAGTGCACCGTTTGACCCGGGTCATACGCTTTTACTTCCGGGGAAGCGGAGTTCTTGATCAAGTCTGTTGCTTTATGGTTTAGATATTTAAGAAACGGCTACAAGTCAGGGTTTGTTCCCAACTGTACGAACAGAAAGAAGAGTTCTAGATTCCTTCACTGAGCCTCTGCTCAGTGTCAATCTGCAATATTTAGTTGACAGTTTGGTTAACTAAACTGAAACAAAATggctcacaaataaaaaaaacacctttAGTTAGAatgtgacattaaaaaaaaacccagcaagataaaaggatgaaaagagaggaaaggatcaTTGCAACTACAAACGGTTCTCAGAATGTGCTTCTTCCTTTGATCTGAGATTTTAGGAAGTAAAGATGCTTATGCAGTAATCCGACCGCAGAGCCTTTAATCTGAGACAAGCTGATAACGCAGGAGGGTTAACCCAGGTGATGGAGACAGCCGGCTCAGAGGAAACGCAGTAGCAGCAAATGTGAAGACTATTCAAATGCCACAGCACCACGAGTCAGACTAAGAAttaggagggagaggagaggagaggaagcttGAAGTTGAGCATATCCTGTGAGGGCTTTGTAAAGATTCTGGGTTTATGTAAGATGGCAGATCTCTTGgtgtattttgagaaaaaaaaatatgatatgacattttgttttatttttgaggtgcTATGGCCCCAACTCAGAGCTGTCTTGATGTTAAGCAAGTGTTCTACACAAAGCTGGATTTACAGCGTCCTTGatttacatataaaaaaatcactcaaaataattatttaagaaCAAACTAAGGGAAGATGGATGGGGCGAGAAAGGACAGTGAATTGAATGGAGGTAGTGCTCGTAcacaaaaacacagctctcacctcagagagaaaaagaggtagtttattctggagccaaatatgagtgaccatgtcCTGGAAACATAGGTTTAGGTCTCCCTAAGTATGAGTTTACATTGTGAAAGCAGGTTCCTGAGGCTTTTTTATACTAACAACAGaaagtcatcaatcaagacaCTTTCCAAATACAATGCTGGAAACACTAAGAAGACAGTTACAGAAGAGTGAGAAATCATAACTAATCTCCAGTTACCATGGAGTTGAAACCAAGCCTATTAGTTAGTGATTTTAGTTAGTAGCTATTTGTAAGGTTGTAGCAGAACACAATTCATTTTTGTGGTAATGCTGGTGTaaacccaccatgatgatagtcaCATAAAATtacaacattacagttatgacaAACTACTGTTACTGGCAGATGTAATGCTGCTGGTTTATGTTTTTGCTGTCCTACACTATTAATCTTTAGAGTATACTCctatttccaatttttttctgtaaaacagTGTGCCATGTTACAtctgtaagtatatatatatatatatatatatatatatatatatatatatacacatatcatgTTTTATCATATTTCTTGATTAAATCAAAGGGCTATGCCAAATGATAGCCATCTGCTGTGGATGTTTGTATAAGTACACACAATGTTATTTGCACACTGATAAAATTGCCTAGTAAAAACATTTCTCAGAATATATCTCCATCACTAAGTAATCTATGATTCTTGGAAATCCATTGTTAAGAATTCTATAAAATTTAACCCATCCATTGTGATCAAATAAGCAATGCAaaagacataaatattttaaatgtaaagtaataaaacataatttttagttTATTCTATTCTCAGACATTTTGTCTCAGACTACTCCTAAAAGTTATTGAAAACTTCCAAAGAGTTTTTGTCTATGTAGTTATAtctgtcaaaataaaaatttaaattaggaCTTATAAAGCTTGCATATATTTAAGTATAGTAGCAATTAAACCATTATTTAACAACATATACTTTATGAAAATGGCTATATTTTGGAGAACAAAAAATGTTTGCCAACAGTCATATTATTTTATGGACTTTTAGCTGGATTAATAACTACTTTTTTGCGTAGAATTTCTATCGACAGGAAATTTTTGTTGAAATACATGAGGAAAATCTGACCTTAATTATGCATCTAGCTGAGGGAGGaacattaaagaaatttttttcagaaaattattgATATTTGGCATGGCATCAAACTTTGACAAGTAGTAATCTTAAAGGTTGATTGCCAGGaggactgggcatggtggagggggggggggggggggtggtggagcacaactttaatcctagcacttgggaggcagaggcagaggcaggaggatctctgtgagtttgagtgcagcctggtcgacatagtgtgttccaggccagccagtaaTACATAGttaggccctgtctcaaaaaaaaaaaaaaaaaaaaaaaagtaaatatctgTAAATTATATCAATGGGCTTTTAATATTCTGTTACATACTTTAAAATGTAGTACTCTGTCTTGAATTTCAAATGGATATTTTACCCATGTGTGTCTTTGAAACAGTATGCA contains:
- the Rpf1 gene encoding ribosome production factor 1, giving the protein MARAGEKSVGGGKRGLKRKAAAEEPQEAAVAGDGAAESGVQPPKAGAFPPGFSISEIKNKQRRHLMFTRWKQQQRKEKLAAKKKLKKEREALGDKAPPKPVPKTIDNQRVPDETAVDPNDEEVAYDEATDEFAPYFNRQTSPKILITTSDRPHGRTVRLCEQLSTVIPDSHVYYRRGLALKKIIPQCIARDFTDLIVINEDRKTPNGLILSHLPNGPTAHFKMSSVRLRKEIKRRGKDPTEHVPEIILNNFTTRLGHSIGRMFASLFPHNPQFIGRQVATFHNQRDYIFFRFHRYIFKSEKKVGIQELGPRFTLKLRSLQKGTFDSKYGEYEWVHKPREMDTSRRKFHL